Proteins encoded by one window of Moorella humiferrea:
- a CDS encoding FtsK/SpoIIIE family DNA translocase, producing MAPARTINEKIKNEIIGVALVALALLCLAGLYVLDLGYISTAASIGAVGRLLAGFLKTLTGEGKYLFPLILGAWGLRLIAGGKVKDSRPRLLGGILLFLTFLSALHQPYLNSASYKDILAMGLTGQGGGLIGAVVSIIFKSVFGRVGTWIVLVALGIISFLLVTGVSLTRMTARLIRVCSASFHIIKGWLVAFLFTEVDEEEGEEPKAPVKKNRKVKERERSVPQEREVIPVVINQPPEPPALPIVRTTAGEDAPVEAKIYPESPVPPGGEEEKKIRRRPPRVNLQAEDNAAVKEEGGNPSAEAVPYVLPPLSLLTRPVRVKNPRLEKDITDRIKILEDTLDSFGVKVKVTQVSCGPTVTRYEVQPAPGVKVSRIVSLADDIALSLAAAQVRIEAPIPGKAAVGIEVPNKEIAVVHLREVLEDPAFLESNSKLTVALGKDIAGNPVIADLAKMPHLLIAGTTGSGKSVCLNALICSLLFKATPQELKLLMIDPKMVELTQYNGIPHLLAPVVSQPKKAATALQWMVSEMEKRYELFAGAGVKDITRYNRLMQKENNGQGALPLVVVLIDELADLMMVAPADVEDAICRLAQMARAAGIHLVVATQRPSVDVITGLIKANISSRIAFAVSSQVDSRTILDMAGAEKLLGRGDMLFLPIGASKPIRVQGVYVSDREVEDLVTYVKQQGRPEYDPNFLKGEEVAGETGEAEDELFPAAVRVILETGQASISMLQRRLRIGYTRAARLMDMMEARGFVGGHEGTKARAILTSWEEYEELFGHKEG from the coding sequence ATGGCTCCGGCCAGGACCATTAACGAGAAGATAAAAAACGAGATAATCGGTGTGGCCCTGGTGGCCCTGGCCCTCCTCTGCCTGGCGGGGCTGTACGTCCTGGATCTAGGTTATATAAGCACGGCGGCCAGCATTGGTGCCGTTGGCCGTCTGCTGGCAGGTTTTTTAAAAACTTTGACCGGTGAAGGCAAATACCTTTTTCCCTTAATTTTAGGGGCTTGGGGCCTCCGCCTTATCGCCGGGGGAAAAGTCAAGGATTCCCGGCCGCGTTTGCTGGGCGGCATTTTACTTTTCCTTACTTTTTTAAGCGCCCTGCACCAGCCCTATTTAAACAGCGCGTCTTATAAAGACATCCTGGCGATGGGGTTGACCGGTCAGGGCGGTGGCCTCATCGGCGCCGTGGTGTCTATTATCTTTAAGTCAGTTTTCGGACGTGTGGGAACCTGGATTGTCCTGGTGGCTTTAGGCATTATCTCTTTTCTCCTGGTTACCGGCGTTTCTTTAACGCGTATGACGGCACGTCTCATACGGGTATGCAGTGCCTCTTTTCATATCATTAAGGGCTGGCTTGTGGCCTTTTTGTTTACCGAGGTAGACGAAGAAGAAGGAGAAGAGCCCAAGGCGCCGGTAAAGAAAAACCGTAAAGTCAAAGAAAGGGAACGGAGCGTTCCCCAGGAGCGGGAAGTAATTCCTGTAGTTATAAATCAACCGCCGGAGCCGCCGGCGCTGCCGATTGTCCGGACGACGGCCGGAGAAGATGCGCCGGTCGAGGCCAAAATCTATCCGGAAAGCCCGGTCCCGCCTGGCGGTGAAGAGGAAAAGAAAATACGGCGTCGACCGCCCCGGGTGAACCTTCAGGCGGAAGATAATGCCGCCGTCAAAGAAGAAGGAGGTAATCCCTCAGCAGAAGCGGTCCCTTATGTTTTACCCCCTTTAAGCCTTTTGACCCGTCCGGTAAGGGTAAAAAATCCGCGTTTAGAAAAAGATATAACCGACAGGATTAAAATACTGGAAGACACCCTGGACAGCTTCGGGGTAAAGGTCAAGGTAACCCAAGTAAGCTGCGGGCCAACGGTGACCCGCTATGAAGTGCAGCCGGCCCCGGGGGTAAAGGTGAGTCGTATCGTCAGCCTGGCCGACGATATTGCCTTAAGCCTGGCGGCCGCCCAGGTGAGGATTGAAGCTCCAATTCCGGGCAAAGCGGCGGTGGGTATAGAGGTCCCCAACAAAGAGATTGCCGTGGTCCACCTGCGGGAGGTTTTAGAGGATCCCGCTTTTCTCGAGTCTAACAGCAAACTAACGGTAGCCCTGGGTAAAGATATCGCCGGCAACCCGGTAATAGCCGATTTGGCAAAAATGCCACATCTCCTGATTGCCGGAACGACCGGCTCTGGTAAAAGCGTTTGCTTAAATGCCTTGATCTGTAGCCTGCTGTTTAAGGCCACCCCCCAGGAGCTAAAACTTTTAATGATCGATCCCAAAATGGTAGAATTGACCCAGTATAACGGCATTCCCCACCTTTTGGCCCCGGTAGTGAGCCAGCCCAAAAAGGCCGCCACGGCCCTGCAGTGGATGGTCAGCGAAATGGAGAAGCGTTATGAACTCTTTGCCGGCGCCGGGGTTAAGGATATTACCCGCTATAACCGCTTAATGCAGAAAGAAAACAACGGTCAAGGCGCTCTGCCCCTGGTGGTAGTCCTGATTGACGAGCTCGCCGATTTGATGATGGTGGCTCCGGCCGATGTGGAAGACGCCATCTGCCGTCTCGCCCAGATGGCCCGGGCGGCGGGTATTCATCTTGTCGTAGCCACCCAGCGACCGTCAGTAGACGTCATTACCGGGTTGATCAAGGCCAATATTTCATCCCGCATTGCTTTTGCCGTTTCTTCCCAGGTTGATTCCCGTACCATTCTTGATATGGCGGGGGCAGAAAAGCTTTTAGGCCGCGGTGATATGCTATTTTTGCCGATAGGAGCCAGCAAGCCCATTCGTGTTCAGGGTGTTTACGTATCCGACCGGGAGGTTGAGGATCTTGTAACCTATGTTAAACAGCAGGGACGCCCCGAATACGATCCGAATTTCCTTAAAGGAGAAGAGGTTGCTGGCGAAACAGGGGAAGCGGAAGACGAGCTTTTCCCGGCCGCCGTCAGGGTGATTTTAGAGACGGGGCAGGCTTCCATTTCCATGCTCCAGCGGCGGTTGCGGATAGGTTATACGCGAGCGGCGCGCCTGATGGATATGATGGAGGCCAGGGGTTTCGTGGGCGGTCATGAAGGAACAAAAGCCCGCGCCATCCTTACGAGTTGGGAAGAATACGAGGAATTATTTGGCCACAAGGAAGGATGA
- a CDS encoding HD-GYP domain-containing protein: MGKGQGLYSEGIANKWAINNLIFTSPAAKMLLRSAAVLSLLAVTMLNNHARSLSYQIVLDFLYLGPVTVAAWNSLLEGLTFALIAVCLRMITNPLAFSAMRASDYIDFLVVMVFYLIVPVTIELLRRLARQRQQLRRNLQLTTEALLEALQLRDQYTGRHSRQVARYARWIAASLGLSPHFQEYLYLAGLLHDIGKIGVDDACLNKPGALTPEEWQAIRRHPVLGYRIIKKVTGNQQIIARAVLYHHERYDGRGYPRGLKGTAIPLEARILSVADCFDAMTTDRVYRQAMAPYEAVEELRRCAGSQFDPEIVDVFCRILAENALIHPREEEKEVNSL, from the coding sequence ATGGGCAAAGGGCAAGGACTGTATAGTGAGGGCATCGCTAACAAATGGGCTATTAATAATCTTATTTTTACCTCCCCTGCGGCCAAAATGCTCTTGCGGAGCGCAGCAGTTTTATCACTGCTGGCCGTCACAATGTTAAACAATCATGCCCGGAGCCTGTCTTACCAGATCGTTCTTGATTTTCTCTACCTCGGGCCGGTGACCGTCGCCGCCTGGAATTCTCTTCTTGAAGGCTTGACGTTTGCCCTGATTGCCGTCTGCCTGCGCATGATTACGAACCCCCTGGCTTTTTCGGCAATGAGGGCCAGCGATTATATCGATTTTCTAGTAGTAATGGTTTTTTATCTAATCGTTCCTGTTACCATCGAACTCTTAAGGCGCCTGGCCCGGCAGCGCCAGCAATTGCGGCGCAACCTGCAATTGACAACGGAAGCCTTGCTGGAGGCCCTACAATTGCGCGACCAGTATACCGGCCGGCACTCGCGCCAGGTAGCTAGATATGCGCGCTGGATAGCAGCCAGCTTAGGCTTATCGCCGCACTTCCAGGAGTACCTTTACCTGGCCGGGCTACTTCATGACATCGGCAAGATTGGCGTTGACGACGCCTGCTTGAATAAGCCCGGTGCGTTGACGCCAGAAGAATGGCAGGCCATCCGCCGCCACCCCGTACTGGGCTACAGGATAATCAAAAAAGTAACAGGCAATCAACAAATCATTGCCCGGGCAGTCCTGTACCATCACGAGCGGTATGACGGCCGCGGCTATCCCAGGGGCTTGAAAGGCACGGCCATCCCCCTGGAAGCCCGCATTTTAAGCGTGGCAGACTGTTTTGACGCCATGACCACTGACCGGGTTTACCGGCAGGCCATGGCTCCTTATGAAGCCGTGGAGGAATTGCGGCGCTGTGCCGGCAGCCAGTTTGATCCGGAAATAGTGGATGTTTTCTGCCGCATCCTGGCAGAAAACGCCCTTATCCACCCTCGGGAGGAGGAAAAAGAGGTAAACAGTCTTTAG
- a CDS encoding methyl-accepting chemotaxis protein — protein MSLRSIRSKIMALTLIAILATVVIQLITSNISLAKLTTNSQSITQQHVLSEVQAGLKNTVDSMVSSLTDMYKRNAGTIPEDQLVELIRKTLDASRYGDSGYFFAYRYDGVRVVAPENKAQEGQNLWDLTDKSGKKVVQEFIKTAQNGGGFVSYLWLNPKTNKEEEKLSYIAPLKLGNLELAVGTGTYLSMVEVAKNDVAREIAQSRKALSGSLVTISIIVLLILAVITYFFTRTITTPLILAVDLLGLIASGDFTRTVPDNFLRMKDEIGKVAQAVDRLQANLRPLLSGLRDDAKTLASNSENLSASSEEIASSSGEVAKAIQQVAAGASDQSSHLQEILGLVENITASLEKVYTELSHVKTNSEETSRLASIGKKELDVLIASIKGVHEAFKVVAEKLTSLSGSVNQIGEILEVINGIAEQTNLLALNAAIEAARAGEAGRGFAVVAEEVRKLAEQSSASSDKIRVLLNTIGSETNEVVHTSEEVSKQVVAQLENVENTVKAFDNILEAVAAIAPMIEATYREVDSTVKAKDVLLDRVQSVSAVSEEASASAEEISASAEELSASTQEIAANAQQVLEVAKRLEEQVGRFKV, from the coding sequence ATGTCTCTGAGAAGCATAAGAAGCAAGATCATGGCGCTGACGCTTATAGCTATACTAGCAACAGTAGTAATTCAATTGATTACTTCTAACATTTCCCTGGCAAAACTCACCACTAATTCCCAGTCAATAACACAACAGCACGTGTTGAGTGAAGTACAAGCTGGCCTCAAAAACACAGTCGATTCTATGGTTTCCTCCTTAACTGATATGTATAAAAGGAATGCTGGTACTATACCGGAAGATCAGCTTGTTGAGCTTATAAGGAAAACGCTGGATGCCAGCCGGTATGGCGATTCAGGATATTTCTTTGCTTACCGGTATGATGGTGTTAGGGTAGTGGCGCCGGAAAACAAGGCGCAGGAAGGCCAGAACCTCTGGGACCTAACAGATAAATCCGGCAAGAAGGTGGTTCAGGAATTCATCAAAACAGCCCAGAACGGCGGGGGATTTGTATCTTACCTTTGGCTCAACCCTAAAACTAACAAAGAAGAGGAAAAACTCTCTTATATAGCCCCCCTTAAACTTGGTAACCTCGAGTTAGCGGTTGGGACGGGCACTTATTTATCCATGGTAGAAGTTGCCAAAAATGATGTAGCTCGGGAGATTGCACAGTCCAGGAAGGCACTCTCCGGTTCTTTGGTTACTATAAGTATTATTGTTTTATTGATTTTGGCCGTAATCACTTATTTCTTTACTCGAACCATCACTACACCACTAATCCTGGCGGTTGACCTTCTGGGGCTCATAGCCAGCGGCGACTTCACCCGGACAGTTCCCGACAATTTCCTCCGCATGAAGGACGAGATAGGGAAAGTGGCCCAGGCCGTCGACCGCCTGCAGGCCAACCTCAGACCGCTGCTTTCGGGCCTTAGAGACGACGCTAAAACCCTGGCCAGCAACTCGGAGAACCTAAGTGCGTCTTCAGAAGAGATCGCCTCATCTTCCGGCGAGGTGGCCAAGGCCATCCAGCAGGTGGCCGCGGGGGCCTCGGACCAATCAAGCCATCTGCAGGAAATACTGGGCCTCGTAGAAAACATAACCGCAAGTCTGGAGAAAGTATATACCGAACTTAGTCACGTTAAGACTAACAGCGAAGAGACCTCTAGGCTGGCGAGTATAGGCAAGAAAGAGCTGGACGTCCTCATTGCCTCCATCAAGGGTGTTCACGAGGCCTTCAAGGTGGTTGCTGAGAAGTTGACGAGTTTGAGCGGTTCCGTAAACCAGATAGGTGAGATCCTGGAAGTGATCAACGGGATAGCGGAACAGACGAATCTTCTTGCCCTGAACGCGGCCATTGAGGCGGCACGGGCAGGGGAAGCTGGCCGCGGCTTCGCGGTGGTGGCGGAGGAGGTCCGCAAGCTGGCCGAGCAGTCCAGCGCTTCGTCGGATAAGATAAGGGTGCTATTGAACACTATCGGTTCGGAGACCAATGAAGTAGTGCATACTTCAGAGGAAGTCAGCAAGCAGGTAGTCGCGCAGCTGGAGAATGTAGAAAATACGGTCAAGGCCTTTGACAACATACTTGAAGCGGTGGCAGCCATCGCGCCCATGATCGAGGCGACTTACCGCGAGGTGGATAGCACGGTGAAAGCCAAGGACGTATTGCTGGACCGGGTCCAGAGCGTCAGCGCGGTGTCGGAGGAGGCTTCAGCTTCGGCCGAGGAGATCTCCGCGTCAGCCGAGGAACTGTCGGCCTCCACACAGGAGATAGCGGCCAATGCCCAGCAGGTGCTGGAAGTGGCTAAGCGGCTGGAAGAACAGGTGGGGCGGTTTAAGGTGTAA
- a CDS encoding IS3 family transposase (programmed frameshift), whose product MGEQRRKYDEEFKRNAVELCRTSDKTASQIAYDLGINSSMLNRWRREQEKYGERAFPGLGKQMRGTELEEENRRLKKELAIVQEERDNLKKSSGHLLQNTEMKYRFIREHTGTFRVETMCRVLKVSRTGYYRWLKKPVSQRKIQDEIIKEKAEHIYNKSRKTYGSPRIHKQLGKEGIHCGKKRVERLMREAGIQAIQKRQFKVTTDSRHNLPVAENILNREFTASSPNKRWVTDITYIPTEEGWLYLAAVMDLYSRRIAGYSMQKYLTRELAIEALNNAVTNRRPGRGLIIHSDRGSQYASHDYQQLLQQYGFICSMSRKGDCWDNSPMESFFKTLKTELVYHRRFKTRAEARVEIFEYIEVFYNRFRLHSSLGYATPEEFEKNYENLRNVA is encoded by the exons ATGGGGGAGCAAAGAAGAAAATATGACGAAGAGTTCAAGCGCAATGCCGTCGAGCTATGCCGCACCAGCGACAAAACCGCCAGCCAGATTGCTTATGACCTGGGTATCAACAGCAGCATGCTCAACAGATGGCGCAGAGAACAAGAAAAGTATGGAGAACGAGCTTTTCCCGGGTTAGGGAAACAGATGCGCGGCACCGAACTTGAAGAAGAAAACCGCCGCCTGAAAAAAGAACTGGCCATCGTCCAGGAGGAACGAGACA ATCTTAAAAAAAGCAGTGGCCATCTTCTCCAAAACACCGAGATGAAATATCGGTTTATCCGGGAGCACACGGGAACTTTCCGTGTCGAGACGATGTGCCGCGTATTAAAGGTGTCCCGGACAGGATATTACCGCTGGTTAAAAAAGCCCGTAAGCCAGCGTAAAATCCAGGATGAAATTATCAAAGAAAAAGCAGAGCATATCTACAACAAGAGCCGCAAAACCTATGGCAGTCCCCGTATTCATAAACAGCTCGGCAAGGAAGGTATTCATTGCGGCAAAAAGAGGGTAGAGCGGCTGATGCGCGAAGCGGGCATCCAGGCCATCCAAAAACGCCAATTCAAGGTGACTACCGACTCCAGGCATAATCTGCCGGTAGCCGAAAACATCTTAAACAGGGAGTTTACCGCCAGTAGCCCTAATAAGAGATGGGTAACGGATATAACGTATATCCCTACCGAAGAAGGCTGGCTGTACCTGGCGGCGGTTATGGACCTCTATTCCAGAAGGATTGCAGGTTATTCAATGCAGAAATATCTAACCCGGGAATTGGCGATTGAGGCCTTAAACAATGCCGTCACCAACCGCCGGCCGGGCCGGGGACTAATAATCCACTCCGACCGCGGCAGCCAGTATGCGAGCCATGATTATCAGCAATTGCTGCAGCAATATGGCTTTATCTGTTCCATGAGCCGAAAGGGAGATTGCTGGGACAACTCCCCTATGGAAAGTTTCTTCAAGACATTGAAGACGGAACTCGTCTACCATCGCCGTTTTAAAACCCGGGCAGAAGCCAGAGTGGAAATCTTTGAGTACATTGAGGTTTTTTATAACCGGTTCAGGTTACATTCTTCCCTTGGGTATGCGACACCGGAAGAATTCGAGAAAAACTATGAGAACCTGAGAAATGTGGCTTAA
- a CDS encoding chemotaxis protein CheW, with amino-acid sequence MARKLVVFDLAGELYGLDIFDVREIVKDTLVTRIPQTPEFVEGVVNLRGKIIPVIDLRKRFGFEKGEKTKDARIIIVDISGQEAGLVVDSVKEVAAVDESTIETAPDVTTVNAAFVEGLAKKDDKIIIIIKLDLLLKVEEKEMLKRMQ; translated from the coding sequence ATGGCCAGGAAGCTGGTAGTCTTCGACCTGGCGGGTGAACTTTATGGCCTGGACATATTCGATGTCCGGGAGATAGTCAAGGATACGCTCGTCACTCGAATACCGCAAACGCCTGAATTTGTAGAAGGCGTCGTCAACTTGAGAGGGAAGATAATACCGGTAATCGATCTGAGGAAACGCTTCGGCTTTGAAAAGGGGGAAAAGACGAAAGATGCCAGGATAATCATTGTAGACATATCGGGGCAGGAAGCGGGGTTGGTTGTTGATTCCGTCAAAGAAGTGGCGGCAGTTGATGAAAGCACTATTGAGACTGCACCCGATGTCACGACAGTAAACGCCGCCTTTGTGGAGGGGCTGGCCAAGAAGGACGATAAGATCATCATCATAATCAAACTGGACCTGCTCCTCAAAGTCGAAGAAAAGGAAATGCTTAAGCGTATGCAATAG
- a CDS encoding ClpP family protease: MPNPDVNPNPGPQPAPPSPQPSGEPERVVARPPASPQVESIKELGQTNVAEYKSEIQCVQIVGQIEGHLVLPPQNKTTKYEHIIPQLVAIEQDPAVKGLLVVLNTVGGDVEAGLAIAEMLVSMSKPVVSLVLGGGHSIGVPIAVAANHSFIAETATMTIHPIRLTGLVIGVPQTYEYLDKMQDRVIRFIVEHANISEQELRRLMFQTGELARDIGTILVGKDAVKVGLIDEVGGLSQAVRYLKKLIAEGAPGPGKLH, encoded by the coding sequence ATGCCCAACCCTGACGTCAATCCCAACCCCGGGCCCCAGCCGGCCCCGCCGTCACCCCAGCCATCCGGGGAACCGGAGCGCGTCGTAGCCCGCCCTCCCGCCAGTCCACAGGTGGAGAGCATCAAAGAGCTGGGGCAAACAAACGTCGCCGAGTACAAAAGTGAAATTCAATGCGTGCAGATCGTAGGTCAGATTGAGGGTCACCTGGTCCTGCCGCCCCAAAACAAAACCACTAAATACGAACACATCATCCCCCAGCTGGTGGCCATTGAGCAGGACCCGGCCGTCAAAGGCCTGCTAGTGGTTTTAAATACCGTGGGTGGCGATGTCGAAGCCGGCCTGGCCATTGCTGAAATGCTGGTCAGTATGTCGAAACCGGTGGTTTCCCTGGTCCTGGGCGGAGGTCATTCCATCGGCGTCCCCATAGCCGTGGCCGCCAACCATTCCTTCATTGCCGAGACGGCCACCATGACCATTCATCCCATCCGCCTTACAGGCTTGGTCATCGGTGTTCCCCAGACCTATGAATACCTGGACAAGATGCAGGACCGGGTCATCCGCTTTATTGTTGAACATGCCAATATATCTGAGCAGGAGCTGCGGCGGTTAATGTTCCAAACGGGCGAGCTGGCGCGGGATATCGGTACCATCCTGGTGGGCAAAGACGCCGTAAAGGTGGGCTTAATTGATGAAGTGGGCGGGCTCTCCCAGGCCGTACGGTATTTAAAGAAGCTTATTGCTGAAGGTGCCCCCGGCCCGGGCAAGCTACACTGA
- a CDS encoding YlzJ-like family protein — MYIYSPMPWELIWEGAENFYPNYQEIKVGRLTLEVEPLSFNRARVVRLISTDPADYLDGPYQPGAVLEFVPKRVY, encoded by the coding sequence ATGTACATCTACAGTCCGATGCCGTGGGAGCTTATCTGGGAAGGAGCGGAGAATTTCTACCCTAACTATCAGGAAATTAAAGTGGGCCGACTCACCCTGGAAGTCGAACCTTTAAGCTTTAACCGGGCCCGGGTGGTGCGCCTGATCAGCACCGATCCTGCCGACTACCTGGACGGCCCATATCAGCCGGGAGCCGTCTTGGAGTTTGTCCCAAAGCGTGTATATTAG
- a CDS encoding flagellar cap protein FliD N-terminal domain-containing protein — translation MVSPVYGNYWYPNYWLVSYLLNPAAPSYYSQPVAPINIAQEALWVNSWTRQQPSLLANSLVTLSNYARQLWEASQPLQLSTSNNVFLQRTATSSAPNTVTAQAQPDATLSTYAISISQIATAQQNIGISLTSAAATGLTPGTYTLDFPR, via the coding sequence ATGGTAAGCCCGGTGTACGGCAATTACTGGTACCCTAATTACTGGCTGGTAAGTTATCTTTTAAATCCAGCGGCACCTTCTTACTATTCTCAACCTGTAGCCCCGATCAACATTGCCCAGGAAGCCTTATGGGTAAATAGCTGGACCCGGCAGCAGCCTTCCCTTTTGGCCAATAGCCTGGTCACTCTGAGTAACTATGCCCGCCAGCTTTGGGAGGCTTCCCAGCCATTGCAGCTTAGCACCAGCAATAACGTATTCTTGCAGCGAACAGCAACTTCATCTGCTCCTAACACCGTTACTGCCCAGGCCCAGCCAGATGCAACTTTATCTACTTATGCTATAAGCATAAGCCAGATCGCCACTGCCCAGCAAAATATAGGCATATCCCTGACCAGCGCCGCGGCTACCGGGCTTACGCCAGGTACATATACTTTGGACTTCCCCCGATAA